Proteins encoded by one window of Rissa tridactyla isolate bRisTri1 chromosome W, bRisTri1.patW.cur.20221130, whole genome shotgun sequence:
- the LOC128901996 gene encoding zinc finger and BTB domain-containing protein 7C-like yields the protein MANGIEDLIGIPFPNHSSEVLCGLNEQRHDGLLCDVILIVQDQEYRTHRSVLAACSKYFKKLFTTGTLTDQPYVYEIDFVKPEALSAILEFAYTSTLTITTSNVKHILSAAKMLEIQCIINVCLEIMEPDREAEEEDDKEDEDEDEDEDEDEEEEEEEEEVEDFVNQENLTDVQEVSCHQSPSKSDLTEEAYTEAPKDFPNHYPANNSSGHLGVIRDFSIESLLRENLYPKANIPERRPALPPFTPSFFPHLWNGDFSSFSQLEEPQVDNGPLDLVIKKRKIKEEEEKEDLPPPPFPNDFFKDMFTNMPAAPLGHIKAETDYSAYLNFLSATQFGGVFPPWPLEEERKIKPKASQQCPICNKVIMGAGKLPRHMRTHTGEKPYMCNICEVRFTRQDKLKIHMRKHTGERPYLCIHCNAKFVHNYDLKNHMRIHTGVRPYQCEFCYKSFTRSDHLHRHIKRQSCRIARPRRGRKPAAWRAAGLLFAPGGPPVEKSFMMPPTLEEMSGHLGGAAMCLPGPSPKHFLSGAKTTFSLQELESQFEETQMKLLRRAQLDMERNAGIFAFALGHNENLAAQPFFPLPDPWSTGFSGLAGLGHMAPISEASN from the exons ATGGCCAATGGCATTGAAGATCTTATCGGGATCCCATTCCCGAACCACAGCAGTGAAGTCTTATGTGGCTTAAATGAGCAGCGGCATGACGGTCTCCTCTGCGATGTCATCCTCATTGTCCAGGACCAGGAGTACCGGACCCATCGGTCCGTCCTTGCTGCCTGCAGCAAGTACTTCAAAAAACTCTTCACTACCGGCACTTTAACAGACCAGCCCTATGTTTACGAGATTGACTTTGTCAAGCCTGAAGCACTTTCTGCCATCCTCGAGTTTGCCTACACCTCAACCCTCACCATCACCACCTCAAATGTCAAGCACATCCTCAGCGCTGCCAAGATGCTGGAGATCCAGTGCATTATCAATGTATGCCTTGAAATCATGGAGCCCGAcagagaggcggaagaggaaGATGACAAAGAGGACGAAGATGAGGACGAAGACGAAGATGAagacgaggaggaagaggaggaggaggaggaagtggaagaTTTTGTCAATCAGGAGAACCTAACCGATGTCCAAGAAGTAAGCTGTCACCAAAGCCCTTCTAAGTCTGATCTTACCGAAGAAGCATATACAGAAGCGCCTAAAGACTTTCCAAATCACTACCCAGCCAATAACTCCTCTGGACACTTGGGTGTGATACGAGACTTCTCCATCGAGTCCTTGCTAAGGGAAAACTTGTACCCTAAGGCGAACATCCCAGAAAGGAGGCCAGCTCTCCCTCCTTTCACCCCTAGCTTCTTCCCCCACCTATGGAACGGCGATTTTAGCTCTTTCTCCCAGCTCGAGGAGCCGCAAGTAGACAACGGCCCTTTGGATCTGGTCATCAAAAAGAGGAAGatcaaggaagaggaggagaaggaagacctGCCTCCGCCTCCTTTCCCTAATGACTTCTTCAAGGACATGTTTACCAACATGCCAGCAGCTCCCTTAGGGCATATTAAGGCGGAGACAGACTATAGCGCTTATCTCAATTTCCTAAGTGCTACCCAGTTCGGAGGAGTTTTTCCCCCGTGGCCcctggaggaagagaggaagataaaGCCCAAGGCGTCCCAGCAGTGTCCCATCTGCAACAAAGTCATCATGGGAGCCGGCAAGCTGCCCAGGCACATGAGGACCCACACGGGAGAGAAGCCGTATATGTGCAATATCTGTGAAGTCCGCTTTACCAG gcaggACAAGCTCAAAATCCACATGCGGAAGCACACGGGGGAGCGGCCGTACCTCTGCATCCACTGCAACGCCAAATTCGTGCACAATTACGACCTGAAGAACCACATGCGCATCCATACGGGCGTCCGGCCCTACCAGTGCGAGTTCTGCTACAAGAGCTTCACCCGCTCCGACCACCTCCACCGCCACATCAAACGCCAGAGCTGCCGGATCGCCCGACCCCGGCGAGGACGCAAGCCGGCGGCGTGGAGGGCGGCCGGCTTGCTCTTCGCTCCTGGTGGTCCGCCGGTGGAGAAGAGCTTCATGATGCCACCGACGTTGGAAGAGATGAGTGGCCACCTCGGTGGCGCGGCCATGTGCCTTCCGGGCCCCAGCCCCAAGCACTTTTTGAGCGGGGCCAAGACCACCTTCAGCTTGCAGGAGCTGGAGAGCCAGTTTGAAGAAACCCAGATGAAGCTCCTCAGGCGAGCCCAGCTGGACATGGAGAGGAACGCGGGCATCTTCGCCTTCGCCCTGGGCCATAACGAAAACCTTGCTGCCCAacccttcttcccccttcccgaTCCTTGGAGCACGGGCTTCAGCGGCTTGGCGGGGCTCGGCCACATGGCTCCCATCTCGGAGGCGAGCAACTAA